The Pseudolabrys sp. FHR47 genome contains a region encoding:
- a CDS encoding MBL fold metallo-hydrolase: MLNPRLTLIGGPTVVIEYAGLRFITDPTFDAPGDYQLAHVTLHKTHGPALDAAKIGDVDAVLLSHDQHADNLDTSGRDYLSRAGRVLTTSVGAGRLGGKTEGLAPWQSVDLKAPNGGTVRVSATPARHGPAGIEPFAGDVIGFVLEADNWPAIYVTGDTVWYDGVAEVARRFKAGIVVLFAGSAQTRGPFNLTMNVNDAIETAHAFPRAAIVPVHCDSWAHFTQDRDDLVRSFKALGIEHRLRLLEPGVAREVAREMA, translated from the coding sequence ATGCTTAATCCACGCCTTACCCTCATCGGGGGTCCGACGGTAGTCATCGAGTATGCCGGCCTGCGTTTCATCACCGATCCGACCTTCGATGCGCCGGGCGATTACCAACTTGCGCATGTGACCTTGCACAAGACGCATGGTCCCGCGCTCGACGCCGCGAAGATCGGCGACGTCGATGCCGTGCTCCTCAGCCACGATCAGCATGCCGACAATCTCGATACGTCGGGGCGTGATTATCTGTCTCGCGCCGGCCGCGTGCTCACCACATCAGTTGGCGCCGGCCGGCTCGGTGGCAAGACCGAAGGTCTGGCGCCGTGGCAGAGCGTCGATTTGAAGGCGCCGAATGGCGGCACCGTACGCGTCAGCGCTACGCCGGCTCGTCACGGACCTGCCGGCATCGAACCCTTTGCCGGCGATGTCATCGGCTTCGTGCTGGAGGCCGACAACTGGCCGGCCATCTACGTCACCGGCGACACGGTCTGGTATGACGGTGTTGCCGAGGTGGCGCGGCGCTTCAAGGCCGGCATCGTCGTGCTGTTCGCCGGTTCGGCGCAGACGCGCGGCCCCTTCAATCTCACCATGAACGTCAACGACGCGATCGAAACTGCGCATGCTTTCCCGCGAGCGGCGATCGTGCCGGTGCATTGCGACAGCTGGGCGCATTTCACGCAGGATCGCGACGATCTGGTAAGGTCGTTCAAGGCGCTCGGCATCGAACATCGCTTGCGGCTGCTAGAACCGGGTGTCGCGCGCGAAGTCGCGCGCGAAATGGCCTAA
- a CDS encoding acyl-CoA dehydrogenase C-terminal domain-containing protein gives MPIYKAPVDDALFLLNDVFHIERYGNLPGFSDASPDVVEAILREAAKLSEDVLTPLNRVGDKEGCKRSADGSVKTPTGFKDAYKQIVEGGWIGISAPQEFGGQGLPMTLTEIVNEYFCSANMAFAMYPGLTQGAIAALIVHANDAVKQKYLPKMIEGVWTGTMNLTEPHCGTDLGLLRTKAVKQADGSYKITGTKIFISAGEHDMSDNIIHLVLARIEGAPAGTKGISLFVVPKFMVGDDGSVGERNGVSCGSLEEKMGIHGNSTCVMNYDNATGWLVGEENRGLNAMFVMMNEARLGVGIQGLALSEVAYQNAVVYAKERLQGRAITGAKFPDKAADPIIVHPDVRRTLMTMRAFNEAARALVLWAGLKSDVAHRSGDAKERQAADDALGLMTPVIKGVMTDVGFANTVSAQQMYGGHGYIAEHGMEQFVRDARIAMIYEGANGVQAMDLVGRKLGKDGGRALMTFLGEVGAYVKDKSADETMKPLVTALGQGAGHLQQASMWFMQNAMAKPDNAGAGATDYLHLFGLVALGYMWCQIAEAAKAKLKDGGDAARFSAKLVTARFFMERMMPETATRLARIQAGAVSTMELPAEAF, from the coding sequence ATGCCGATCTACAAAGCGCCCGTCGACGACGCGCTGTTCCTGCTCAACGACGTCTTCCATATCGAGCGCTACGGTAACCTGCCGGGCTTCTCCGACGCTTCGCCCGATGTGGTCGAAGCCATCCTGCGCGAAGCCGCCAAGCTGTCGGAAGACGTGCTGACCCCGCTCAACCGCGTCGGCGACAAGGAAGGCTGCAAGCGCTCGGCCGACGGCAGCGTGAAGACCCCCACCGGCTTCAAGGACGCCTACAAGCAGATCGTCGAGGGCGGCTGGATCGGCATCTCGGCGCCGCAGGAATTCGGCGGCCAGGGCTTGCCGATGACGCTCACCGAAATCGTCAACGAATATTTCTGCTCGGCCAACATGGCCTTCGCCATGTATCCGGGCCTGACGCAGGGCGCGATCGCCGCGCTGATCGTGCACGCCAACGACGCCGTCAAGCAGAAATATCTGCCGAAGATGATCGAAGGTGTCTGGACCGGCACCATGAATCTCACCGAACCGCATTGCGGCACCGATCTCGGCCTCTTGCGCACCAAGGCGGTGAAGCAGGCCGATGGCTCCTACAAGATCACCGGCACCAAGATATTCATCTCGGCCGGCGAACACGACATGTCGGACAACATCATCCATCTGGTGCTGGCGCGAATCGAGGGCGCACCGGCCGGCACCAAGGGCATTTCGCTCTTCGTGGTGCCGAAGTTCATGGTCGGCGACGATGGCTCCGTCGGTGAACGCAACGGCGTGTCGTGCGGTTCGCTCGAAGAGAAGATGGGCATCCACGGCAACTCGACCTGCGTGATGAACTACGACAATGCCACGGGCTGGCTGGTCGGTGAGGAAAACCGCGGCCTCAACGCCATGTTCGTGATGATGAACGAGGCGCGCCTCGGTGTCGGCATCCAGGGCCTCGCTTTGTCCGAGGTCGCCTATCAGAACGCCGTCGTCTACGCGAAGGAGCGCCTGCAGGGCCGCGCCATCACCGGCGCGAAATTCCCCGACAAGGCGGCCGATCCGATCATCGTGCATCCCGACGTGCGCCGCACCTTGATGACCATGCGCGCCTTTAACGAGGCGGCGCGCGCGCTGGTGCTGTGGGCCGGCCTCAAGAGCGACGTCGCACATCGCTCCGGCGACGCCAAGGAACGCCAGGCCGCCGACGATGCGCTCGGCCTGATGACGCCGGTGATCAAGGGCGTGATGACCGATGTCGGTTTCGCCAACACGGTGTCGGCGCAGCAGATGTATGGTGGTCATGGCTACATCGCCGAGCACGGCATGGAGCAGTTCGTGCGCGATGCCCGCATCGCCATGATCTACGAAGGCGCCAATGGCGTGCAGGCGATGGACCTTGTCGGCCGCAAGCTCGGCAAGGATGGCGGCCGCGCGCTGATGACGTTTCTCGGCGAGGTCGGTGCCTATGTGAAGGACAAGAGTGCGGACGAGACCATGAAGCCTTTGGTCACAGCGCTCGGGCAGGGCGCCGGTCACCTGCAGCAGGCTTCGATGTGGTTCATGCAGAACGCCATGGCCAAGCCCGACAATGCCGGCGCCGGCGCCACCGATTATCTGCATCTCTTCGGTCTCGTGGCGCTCGGCTATATGTGGTGCCAGATTGCCGAGGCGGCGAAAGCCAAGCTGAAGGATGGCGGCGATGCTGCGCGCTTTTCCGCCAAGCTCGTCACCGCGCGCTTCTTCATGGAGCGCATGATGCCCGAGACCGCGACGCGTCTCGCCCGCATCCAGGCCGGCGCGGTGAGCACCATGGAATTGCCGGCGGAGGCGTTTTGA
- a CDS encoding TIGR02186 family protein translates to MRRLAIITAILACAATMPTAKAEQLVLSLSTHRVAVTSSFVGADLVLFGTIEPSAPRAALRSDYDIVVTVTGPRATLRTRRKERVLGVWVNVDSREFIRVPSYLAVLSNRPVTEITDAETARRLQLGLSQVILTQRIGADFADTVPDDPFRVNFINLKKEAGQYRETPNGVTFLTPTVFRVAIPLPADTATGGYTVEVKLFADRKLITRNNTALEVIKTGFEQYVYEASQHHGLTYGLVAAMMALFIGWAGSVVFRRD, encoded by the coding sequence ATGCGTCGCCTCGCCATCATCACCGCGATCCTCGCTTGTGCCGCCACAATGCCGACAGCCAAAGCCGAGCAGTTGGTGCTGTCGCTATCGACACATCGCGTTGCGGTGACCTCGAGTTTCGTCGGCGCCGATCTGGTGCTGTTCGGCACCATCGAGCCATCCGCGCCCCGCGCGGCGCTGCGCAGCGATTACGATATCGTCGTCACCGTGACCGGCCCGCGCGCGACATTGCGCACGCGCCGCAAGGAGCGCGTGCTCGGCGTCTGGGTCAATGTCGATTCGCGCGAGTTCATTCGCGTGCCATCCTATCTTGCCGTGCTCAGCAACCGGCCGGTCACCGAAATCACGGATGCAGAAACGGCGCGCCGCCTGCAGCTCGGATTGAGCCAGGTCATTCTGACGCAGCGCATCGGTGCCGATTTCGCCGATACCGTGCCGGACGACCCGTTCCGGGTGAACTTCATCAATCTGAAGAAGGAAGCCGGCCAGTATCGCGAAACGCCGAACGGCGTGACCTTCCTGACGCCGACTGTGTTCCGCGTCGCCATTCCGTTGCCGGCCGACACCGCCACCGGCGGCTACACCGTGGAGGTCAAGCTGTTTGCCGACCGCAAGCTCATCACGCGCAACAACACCGCGCTGGAAGTGATCAAGACCGGTTTCGAGCAATATGTCTACGAGGCTTCGCAGCACCACGGCCTGACCTATGGCCTCGTCGCGGCGATGATGGCCTTGTTCATCGGCTGGGCCGGCAGCGTGGTGTTCAGGCGGGATTAG
- a CDS encoding sulfite exporter TauE/SafE family protein, with translation MQIYLPIADLPVNIFLVFGMGLAVGFISGMFGIGGGFLMTPLLIFTGITPAVAVATVTSHIAASSFTGAINYWRKRAVDISLALMLLAAGIVGTAAGVWLFTVLRAVDQLDLVIGLSYVTLLTAVGALMINEGVQAELRARRGGPAMLRRPGSHTFVHGMPLKMRFKRSKIYVSVIPVWGIGFMIGFIGAVLGIGGGFLLVPMLIYFLRVPTATVIGTSMVMTLITMTSATVMHAATNHLVDAVLALILMVGGVIGAQFGAHTGQRMRAERLRLLLGLLVFMVGMRFAYELVVRPDELYSIRMVRFD, from the coding sequence TTGCAGATCTATCTCCCGATCGCCGACCTGCCCGTCAACATCTTCCTGGTCTTCGGGATGGGGCTGGCGGTCGGGTTCATCTCCGGCATGTTCGGCATCGGCGGCGGCTTCCTGATGACGCCGCTCCTGATCTTCACAGGCATCACCCCTGCGGTCGCCGTGGCCACGGTGACCAGCCATATCGCCGCCTCCTCCTTCACCGGCGCGATCAATTACTGGCGTAAGCGTGCCGTCGACATATCGCTGGCGCTGATGCTGCTGGCCGCCGGCATCGTCGGCACGGCGGCCGGCGTCTGGCTCTTCACCGTGCTGCGCGCGGTCGACCAACTCGATCTCGTCATCGGCCTGTCCTACGTGACGTTGCTCACCGCGGTCGGCGCGCTGATGATCAACGAGGGCGTGCAGGCGGAATTGCGGGCGCGGCGCGGCGGCCCCGCGATGCTGCGCCGTCCCGGCAGCCACACCTTCGTTCATGGCATGCCGCTGAAGATGCGCTTCAAGCGCTCCAAGATCTATGTGTCGGTCATTCCGGTGTGGGGCATCGGCTTCATGATCGGCTTCATCGGCGCGGTGCTCGGCATCGGCGGCGGCTTCCTCCTGGTGCCGATGCTCATCTATTTCCTGCGCGTGCCGACCGCGACCGTGATCGGCACGTCGATGGTCATGACCCTGATCACCATGACGTCAGCGACCGTGATGCATGCCGCCACCAACCACCTGGTCGACGCCGTGCTGGCGCTGATCCTGATGGTCGGCGGCGTCATCGGCGCGCAGTTCGGCGCCCATACCGGCCAGCGCATGCGCGCCGAGCGGTTGCGTTTGCTGCTCGGCCTCCTGGTGTTCATGGTCGGAATGCGATTTGCCTACGAACTGGTGGTGCGGCCCGACGAGCTCTATTCGATCCGCATGGTGAGGTTCGACTGA
- a CDS encoding tetratricopeptide repeat protein, whose protein sequence is MKFGVPWSVKGIRPEARETAKEAARRSGMPLGEWLNSVILQQAGDFDEEDTYGAADMSSVHERLDDITRRLDQFSRKGPEAYAPRRGREAASPNNDQLVQLIARLDQRIEQLAQLPRMMAPYAPPLAPQAPAWPTPSQMARPATPPQPGLPLGLDRAVADIAARQRSLNGVAAPPRPMAPPSQPLPQVVTTPAAPAYVPAVPTQDLSGLEEHLKQITDQIETLRRPGVEDAINALRAELGDIGRALNDAMPRQAIDAIERQIHGLTQRIAEGRQNGGDAGALTGIEHGLAEVRDALRGLTPAESLVGFNEAVDGLAHKIDMIVARRDPEMLGQLERAITTLREMTGHVASNDAVSRLAAQVAELGDKVDHFAMGGASDALNNLEHRISALSEALAARSQNGAVVPPRLEALVESLSDKIEQIQQSRGENVAAGHLEDQIVALVKRLDASDSRLGHLEAIERGLGDLLVHIEEIRANKNTGAVREDGAPVVAQLQQQLARTQSALDAMHGTLGIVVDRLATIEKGVREPRGAVHDEAMELTQPVGRIAARAVVDETPQAQPAQQPAPQRMEAPQAEPARLPPRPYPQQPAPELAAVLAQRPAPQPAPQPAAQPAPQPAARRLPPAPRLPINPDLPPDMPIEPGSAPPRFAGSHAARIAASEAALGAARPKLEAEPEGKSGFLAAARRAARIAMQSSKPRAPELDVPQYMAADEEAAPSLRSSVMKKIKSVLIAASLVAIIIGGIQIASKFFDFNSSHTPQNVGGGVTTPPQTTTDDPLVTQSLTAPIKPFDGSAMIGGATPGTGPVRNVTPGILPGTDSSSLLSAPALNPPPQTAPNSKPTNDVTGSIPSRAPKARPASPYGDIDLPIAIGGARLRDAAVGGDAVAAYEVAQRFAEGRGVAANPEEAARWFDRSAGKGFVPAQFRYASMLEKGQGVKKNLGQARKLYVAAAGRGHAKAMHNLAVLYAEGIDGKPDYATAAQWFRKAADHGVGDSQYNLGILCARGLGVEKNFNDAYRWFALAAAQGDREAAKKRDEIADRLEPDDLTAAQAAVKKFVAKPQPAEAIAVPVPQGGWDDNGNAEAPATMPPAPGPVSKPQARPQPARAAAAGPLNLGSVARH, encoded by the coding sequence ATGAAATTTGGTGTCCCGTGGAGTGTCAAAGGCATACGGCCCGAAGCCCGCGAGACTGCCAAGGAAGCGGCTCGCCGGTCCGGCATGCCTTTGGGCGAATGGCTGAATTCGGTCATCCTCCAGCAGGCCGGGGACTTTGACGAAGAGGATACTTATGGCGCCGCCGACATGTCGTCGGTCCATGAGCGTCTCGACGACATCACGCGCCGGCTCGACCAGTTCTCCCGCAAAGGCCCGGAAGCCTATGCGCCGCGCCGCGGACGCGAGGCCGCCAGCCCCAATAACGACCAGCTCGTCCAGCTGATCGCCCGGCTCGATCAGCGTATCGAGCAGCTCGCCCAATTGCCGCGGATGATGGCGCCCTACGCGCCGCCGCTGGCGCCGCAGGCCCCGGCCTGGCCCACCCCGTCGCAGATGGCGCGGCCGGCGACGCCGCCGCAGCCCGGCCTGCCGCTCGGCCTCGACCGCGCCGTCGCCGATATCGCCGCCCGCCAGCGCAGCCTCAACGGCGTCGCCGCACCACCCAGGCCGATGGCCCCGCCAAGCCAGCCGCTGCCGCAGGTCGTTACTACGCCGGCCGCTCCTGCTTATGTACCGGCGGTGCCGACGCAGGACCTTTCGGGCCTCGAAGAACACCTCAAGCAGATCACCGACCAGATCGAGACCTTGCGCCGTCCCGGCGTCGAGGACGCCATCAACGCCCTGCGCGCTGAACTCGGCGACATTGGCCGGGCGCTCAACGACGCCATGCCGCGCCAGGCGATCGACGCCATCGAGCGGCAGATTCACGGCCTGACCCAGCGCATCGCCGAAGGCCGGCAAAATGGCGGCGACGCCGGCGCACTGACCGGCATTGAGCACGGTCTGGCCGAAGTGCGCGACGCGCTGCGCGGCCTGACGCCGGCCGAAAGCCTGGTCGGCTTCAACGAGGCGGTCGACGGGCTGGCGCACAAGATCGATATGATCGTGGCCCGCCGCGATCCGGAAATGCTCGGCCAGCTCGAGCGCGCCATCACCACCTTGCGCGAGATGACCGGCCACGTCGCCTCGAACGATGCGGTCAGCCGGCTCGCCGCGCAGGTCGCCGAGCTGGGCGACAAGGTCGATCACTTCGCCATGGGCGGGGCAAGCGACGCGCTCAACAATCTCGAGCACCGCATCAGCGCCCTGTCCGAAGCGCTCGCCGCGCGCTCGCAGAACGGCGCCGTCGTGCCGCCGCGGCTGGAAGCGCTGGTCGAGTCGCTCAGCGACAAGATCGAGCAGATCCAGCAATCGCGCGGCGAGAATGTCGCCGCCGGCCATCTCGAGGACCAGATCGTGGCGCTGGTGAAGCGTCTCGACGCCTCGGACTCGCGGCTCGGCCATCTCGAGGCGATCGAGCGCGGGCTGGGCGACCTTCTCGTCCATATCGAGGAAATCCGCGCCAACAAGAATACCGGCGCCGTCCGCGAGGACGGTGCGCCCGTTGTCGCGCAATTGCAGCAGCAGTTGGCGCGCACCCAGTCGGCGCTCGACGCCATGCACGGCACGCTTGGCATTGTCGTCGACCGTCTGGCCACGATTGAAAAAGGCGTACGCGAGCCGCGTGGGGCGGTTCACGACGAGGCGATGGAGCTGACGCAGCCGGTCGGCAGGATTGCCGCACGCGCCGTTGTCGACGAGACGCCGCAGGCGCAGCCGGCTCAGCAGCCCGCGCCGCAGCGCATGGAGGCGCCGCAGGCCGAGCCGGCCCGGTTGCCGCCGCGTCCTTATCCGCAGCAGCCAGCGCCGGAGCTGGCAGCCGTACTGGCGCAGCGGCCCGCGCCGCAACCCGCGCCTCAGCCGGCAGCGCAGCCCGCACCGCAGCCAGCCGCCCGGCGACTGCCGCCGGCACCGCGCCTGCCGATCAATCCAGACCTGCCACCCGACATGCCGATCGAGCCGGGCTCGGCACCGCCGCGCTTTGCCGGCAGCCATGCCGCACGCATCGCCGCCTCGGAAGCGGCGCTCGGTGCAGCGCGGCCGAAACTGGAAGCGGAGCCCGAGGGCAAATCCGGCTTCCTCGCCGCCGCCCGTCGCGCCGCGCGGATTGCCATGCAGTCCTCCAAGCCGCGCGCGCCGGAACTCGACGTGCCCCAGTACATGGCCGCGGACGAGGAAGCTGCGCCGTCGCTGCGCTCCTCGGTGATGAAGAAGATCAAATCGGTCCTCATCGCCGCCAGCCTGGTCGCCATCATCATTGGTGGCATCCAGATCGCCAGCAAGTTCTTCGATTTCAATTCTTCGCACACGCCACAGAACGTCGGCGGCGGCGTCACGACGCCGCCGCAGACGACCACCGACGACCCGCTGGTCACGCAATCGCTGACCGCGCCGATCAAACCGTTCGACGGCAGCGCGATGATCGGCGGCGCCACCCCGGGTACCGGTCCGGTCCGCAACGTGACGCCGGGCATACTGCCCGGCACCGACAGTTCGTCGCTGCTCTCCGCTCCCGCGCTCAACCCGCCGCCGCAAACTGCGCCGAACAGCAAGCCGACCAACGACGTCACCGGCAGCATTCCGTCGCGTGCGCCCAAGGCCAGGCCGGCAAGTCCTTATGGCGACATCGATCTGCCGATCGCCATCGGCGGCGCCCGGCTGCGCGACGCGGCCGTCGGCGGCGATGCGGTTGCCGCCTATGAGGTGGCACAGCGCTTCGCCGAAGGGCGCGGCGTCGCCGCCAATCCCGAAGAAGCCGCGCGCTGGTTCGATCGCTCCGCCGGCAAGGGCTTCGTCCCGGCGCAGTTCCGCTATGCCAGCATGCTGGAAAAAGGCCAGGGCGTGAAAAAGAACCTCGGCCAGGCGCGCAAGCTCTATGTCGCCGCTGCCGGCCGGGGCCATGCCAAGGCGATGCACAATCTCGCGGTGCTCTACGCCGAAGGCATCGACGGCAAACCGGACTACGCGACCGCCGCGCAGTGGTTCCGCAAGGCGGCCGACCATGGCGTCGGCGACAGCCAATACAATCTCGGCATTCTCTGCGCCCGCGGCCTCGGCGTGGAAAAGAACTTCAACGATGCCTACCGGTGGTTTGCACTGGCTGCCGCCCAGGGCGACCGCGAAGCCGCCAAAAAGCGCGACGAGATCGCCGACCGGCTTGAGCCCGACGATCTCACGGCCGCCCAGGCTGCCGTCAAGAAGTTCGTCGCCAAGCCGCAGCCCGCCGAAGCGATCGCAGTTCCCGTGCCGCAAGGCGGCTGGGACGACAACGGCAACGCCGAAGCGCCCGCCACAATGCCGCCGGCCCCCGGGCCGGTGAGCAAGCCTCAGGCCCGGCCGCAGCCCGCGCGCGCCGCCGCCGCCGGCCCGCTCAACCTCGGCTCCGTCGCCCGGCATTAA
- a CDS encoding DMT family transporter: MSQFALSAAPPVVGTSRLRLALMVAGFILLWSSAFSAGKVAIADCPPLIFLAVRFLAAGALMMALAPVSGIRWTLSRRDVAVFAALGIANQAIYLGIGYIALKTVSAGLAALIISANPIVTAVFAVAVLGEHMTWRKAIGLLLGLGGVAVIVQSRLALGTDQLGGITLAVLSLFSLVGGTILFKLYAPKQGLWIGNGVQSLAAGIAVLPFALGFESFHDIVPSTSLLVAFAYNVLFVSIFAYLLWFRILTVSGATAASSYHFLIPPLGMLFGWLILGEHLAPADLFGIVPVALGIWLVTRPATVLN; the protein is encoded by the coding sequence ATGTCGCAATTTGCCTTGTCCGCCGCCCCGCCCGTGGTCGGCACCAGCCGCCTGCGCCTCGCACTCATGGTCGCCGGTTTCATCCTGCTGTGGAGTTCCGCATTCTCGGCCGGCAAGGTGGCGATCGCCGACTGCCCGCCGCTGATTTTCCTCGCCGTTCGTTTTCTCGCCGCCGGCGCGCTGATGATGGCGCTCGCTCCCGTGAGCGGGATACGCTGGACACTGAGCCGGCGCGATGTCGCCGTGTTCGCCGCGCTCGGCATCGCCAACCAGGCGATCTATCTCGGCATCGGCTACATCGCGCTGAAGACGGTGTCGGCCGGCCTTGCGGCTTTGATCATCAGCGCCAACCCGATCGTCACCGCGGTGTTCGCCGTGGCCGTGCTCGGCGAGCACATGACCTGGCGCAAGGCGATCGGCCTGTTGCTCGGCCTCGGCGGCGTCGCTGTCATCGTGCAGAGCCGGCTCGCGCTCGGCACCGATCAACTGGGTGGCATTACGCTAGCCGTGCTGTCGCTGTTCTCGCTGGTCGGCGGCACCATCCTGTTCAAGCTCTACGCGCCGAAGCAGGGGCTCTGGATCGGCAATGGCGTGCAGAGTCTCGCCGCCGGGATCGCAGTGCTGCCCTTCGCGCTCGGCTTCGAGAGCTTTCACGACATCGTGCCGAGCACGAGCCTGCTCGTCGCCTTTGCCTACAACGTGCTGTTCGTGTCGATCTTCGCCTATCTGCTCTGGTTCCGCATTCTCACCGTGTCCGGCGCGACTGCGGCGAGCAGCTATCACTTCCTCATCCCGCCGCTCGGCATGCTGTTCGGCTGGCTTATCCTCGGCGAGCACCTCGCCCCCGCCGATCTGTTCGGCATCGTTCCGGTCGCGCTCGGAATCTGGCTCGTCACGCGCCCCGCGACAGTTCTCAATTGA
- a CDS encoding LysR substrate-binding domain-containing protein, with product MLDIELLRSFVSVVDSGGFTRAGERVHRTQSTVSQQIKRLEESVGRPLLVRNGKQATPTEEGERLLTYARRILALEQEARDVVSQPVVEGVVRLGIPEDFAAYRLVELLSDFARGRPTLRLDVRCGLSVVLRGLLDRGDLDVALIKRNLGESGGIASWPERLQWVTSKKHPVDLSRDPVPIAVAEQGCLYRNRLIHALESAGRTWHVAYTSPNLPGIQAAVAAGLGVAVLPDVAITDRHRIIDTHGLAPLTNTEIALIVSERASPAARRIADVLAEFCTELDPRRRAQGQPAKQRLAAKA from the coding sequence ATGCTCGATATCGAACTCCTGCGCAGCTTCGTCTCGGTCGTCGATTCAGGCGGCTTCACCCGCGCCGGCGAACGCGTCCACCGGACGCAGTCGACCGTGAGTCAGCAGATCAAGCGGCTGGAGGAATCGGTCGGCCGGCCTTTGCTGGTGCGCAATGGCAAGCAGGCGACGCCGACTGAGGAGGGCGAGCGGCTGCTGACCTATGCCCGGCGCATCCTGGCGCTGGAGCAGGAGGCGCGCGATGTCGTCAGCCAGCCGGTGGTCGAAGGCGTGGTGAGACTCGGCATCCCGGAGGATTTCGCCGCCTACCGTCTCGTCGAACTGCTGTCTGACTTTGCGCGCGGTCGGCCGACACTGCGTCTCGACGTGCGCTGCGGCTTGAGCGTGGTGCTGCGCGGCCTGCTCGATCGCGGCGATCTCGACGTCGCCCTGATCAAGCGCAATCTCGGCGAGAGCGGCGGCATAGCGTCATGGCCCGAACGGCTGCAGTGGGTGACGAGCAAGAAGCACCCGGTCGACCTGTCACGCGATCCGGTGCCGATTGCCGTCGCCGAGCAGGGCTGCCTGTATCGCAATCGGCTGATCCATGCGCTCGAAAGCGCCGGGCGCACCTGGCATGTTGCTTACACGTCGCCGAACCTGCCTGGCATCCAGGCCGCGGTGGCAGCCGGGCTCGGCGTCGCCGTCCTTCCGGACGTCGCCATCACCGACAGGCATCGCATTATCGACACGCATGGCCTCGCGCCGCTGACCAACACCGAGATCGCGCTGATCGTGTCGGAGCGCGCCAGCCCCGCGGCGCGGCGAATCGCGGACGTACTGGCCGAATTCTGCACGGAACTGGACCCGCGCAGGCGGGCACAAGGTCAGCCGGCCAAACAGCGCTTAGCGGCGAAGGCGTAG
- the pdeM gene encoding ligase-associated DNA damage response endonuclease PdeM: MRADHCVDVSSVSLILDPSGALYWPEHGLLVVSDLHLEKGSSFAARGMLLPPYDTAATLARLTKLIAHYAPRMVVALGDSFHDGGGPSRLAAEDRDSIATLQRGRDWIWITGNHDPEPADGIGGVFTHTLAIDALTFRHLPSGAAGEIAGHLHPVAKIAQRGRSVRRRCFAADETRLVMPAFGEFTGGLNIRDAAFADLFGTLAFTAHMLGEDRLYAFAAKRCLAG, translated from the coding sequence GTGCGCGCCGATCATTGCGTTGACGTTTCCTCCGTCTCCCTCATCCTCGATCCCTCCGGCGCTCTCTACTGGCCCGAGCACGGCCTGCTCGTCGTCAGCGATCTGCATCTGGAAAAAGGCTCGAGCTTCGCAGCGCGCGGAATGCTGCTGCCGCCTTACGATACCGCCGCAACTCTGGCGCGGCTGACCAAACTCATCGCGCATTACGCGCCGCGCATGGTGGTCGCGCTCGGCGACAGCTTCCATGATGGCGGCGGCCCGTCACGCCTCGCCGCCGAGGATCGCGACAGCATCGCAACGCTGCAGCGCGGCCGCGACTGGATCTGGATCACCGGCAATCACGATCCGGAACCGGCCGATGGCATCGGCGGCGTGTTCACGCACACCTTGGCCATCGACGCGCTCACCTTCCGTCATCTGCCGAGCGGCGCCGCAGGCGAAATCGCCGGCCATCTGCATCCGGTGGCGAAGATCGCGCAGCGCGGCCGCTCTGTGCGCCGCCGTTGTTTCGCCGCCGATGAGACGCGCCTGGTCATGCCGGCCTTCGGCGAATTCACCGGCGGGCTCAACATCCGCGACGCCGCCTTTGCCGATCTGTTCGGCACGCTCGCCTTCACCGCGCACATGCTCGGCGAGGACCGGCTCTACGCCTTCGCCGCTAAGCGCTGTTTGGCCGGCTGA